A section of the Kluyveromyces lactis strain NRRL Y-1140 chromosome F complete sequence genome encodes:
- the FOB1 gene encoding replication fork barrier binding protein FOB1 (some similarities with uniprot|O13329 Saccharomyces cerevisiae YDR110W FOB1 Nucleolar protein required for DNA replication fork blocking and recombinational hotspot activities binds to the replication fork barrier site in the rDNA region related to retroviral integrases) → MNISDTADKTTNKEKSGTTDEMTSEKDKLLGIRSPEGEVALYPASASTESTEPDFKFVLPVKGFDLGSFCGELDQDMLIEGRLQLEKEINTVKGQLTQPIYDLLHSDALTKENLLRASDKVTNSTVENKFVLLKRRYYVQENLLHDVKRKDLVVYEPNELFDLIMSVHVLNSHVSSKGIYNELSTFYANVTQSFCKLVTSFCSKCNESGNKISYKKFKHENIHANLIPLGRCHVEIFAPFDSAYQGNDNTDELKIEGKYPFVLYCRDYYSRYVWLEPLKSVTLSDLLPVMTKLLFSMIRMPIFIDTCTLDRQDMFDVCENIARIYKIKIGLGMNSSTSFQKTGIKRMKSLFLQHKEECLHDWNMCLKLVVSRLNQNYSDRVRGVPSDLLCSTQQDLHKKFRTLQRNVISRLLGHHVVQFEEAGGMIYLEDENSPNLLLSGDDNSEESEHDSEIFDELASSRDGTPISEQPSPHRTNMNYDGINQESEKHRITKKRSKKVRRPLDQDKHATRASVYNPYNIADVSMEL, encoded by the coding sequence ATGAATATTAGTGATACTGCTGATAAAACTACCAACAAAGAGAAGTCTGGGACAACCGATGAGATGACATCGGAGAAAGATAAACTTTTGGGAATCAGAAGTCCGGAAGGCGAAGTAGCTTTGTACCCTGCTAGTGCTAGTACAGAATCTACTGAACCTGATTTTAAATTTGTTCTGCCTGTCAAAGGTTTTGATTTAGGAAGCTTTTGCGGAGAATTGGATCAAGACATGTTAATTGAAGGTAGATTACAACTGGAAAAAGAGATTAACACCGTTAAAGGTCAACTAACACAACCAATATACGACTTACTGCACTCTGATGCCTTAACCAAAGAGAATCTACTCAGAGCCAGTGATAAAGTTACTAACTCTACTGTGGAGAATAAATTCGTATTGCTAAAGAGACGCTACTACGTTCAAGAGAATTTACTACACGATGTGAAGCGTAAAGATTTAGTAGTATATGAGCCAAATGAGCTATTCGACTTAATAATGTCTGTTCATGTACTGAATTCACATGTTTCGTCTAAGGGAATCTACAATGAACTTTCGACCTTCTACGCAAACGTCACTCAATCGTTCTGTAAGTTAGTGACATCGTTTTGTTCTAAATGTAATGAAAGTGGGAACAAGATAAGCTATAAAAAATTTAAACACGAGAATATACATGCAAATCTAATTCCATTGGGTAGGTGTCATGTTGAAATCTTTGCACCTTTTGATTCGGCCTATCAAGGGAACGACAACACGGACGAGTtaaaaattgaaggaaaataTCCATTTGTTCTGTATTGTAGGGATTATTACTCAAGGTATGTCTGGTTAGAACCCTTGAAAAGTGTTACCTTATCTGATCTATTGCCAGTGATGACAAAATTATTGTTTTCCATGATTAGGATGCCCATCTTTATCGACACATGTACTTTGGATAGACAGGATATGTTCGATGTTTGTGAGAATATTGCAAGAATATACAAAATTAAGATCGGACTCGGAATGAACAGCTCTACCAGCTTTCAGAAAACtggaatcaaaagaatgaaatCGTTATTCCTCCAACATAAGGAAGAATGTTTACATGATTGGAACATGTGTTTAAAGTTGGTTGTTTCGAGACTAAACCAAAATTATTCAGACAGAGTTCGTGGTGTTCCAAGCGATTTACTATGTTCAACACAACAAGATTTACATAAGAAGTTCAGGACGTTACAAAGAAATGTCATCTCTAGACTGCTGGGGCATCATGTTgttcaatttgaagaagctggTGGAATGATTTAccttgaagatgaaaatagCCCAAATCTACTTCTTTCCGGAGATGACAATAGTGAGGAATCAGAGCATGATTCAGAAATATTCGATGAGCTGGCCTCTTCTCGAGATGGTACTCCAATTTCTGAACAACCTTCACCACACCGAACGAACATGAATTATGATGGGATAAATCAAGAATCGGAGAAACACAGGATAACAAAAAAGAGATCTAAAAAGGTGAGACGTCCTTTAGATCAAGACAAGCATGCTACGCGAGCGTCCGTATACAACCCGTATAACATTGCTGACGTTTCTATGGAGCTATGA
- a CDS encoding uncharacterized protein (similar to uniprot|P52893 Saccharomyces cerevisiae YLR089C ALT1 putative alanine transaminase (glutamyc pyruvic transaminase)) encodes MLSVRVNLKTRISSGMIRVNAPALKSTMPSVTSLTQLRFSTTVKPAPKLSLDDVNENVLKAKYAVRGRIPMRAEELRDQLKKDPSSLPFSKIISANIGNPQQLDQKPLTFYREVLSLLQHPELLEEADEALQTLYKTDSIKRAKRLLSEVGGSVGAYSQSQGVQGIRETVADFITKRDDGEISYPEDIYLTAGASAAVSYILSILCKGPNTGVLIPIPQYPLYTASLALNNSRPLPYYLREEQNWSTDPEEIEQVVLDAIQKGIKPTCLVVINPGNPTGAILSEQSIQKIFEVAAKYGIVVIADEVYQENVFKGSKFYSMKKVLRNLQKTYHGQYDNIQLASLHSTSKGVSGECGQRGGYMELVGFNHDIRQVFLKLASISLCPVVTGQALVDLMVSPPQPGDESYEQDQQEREDIHDALDERASKLFETFSRLEGIECRKPQGAMYLYPKLDLPYKVIQEAQHLEMEPDEFYCKALLENTGICTVPGSGFGQVPGTYHLRTTFLPPGTEWVETWEKFHKAFFDKYRD; translated from the coding sequence ATGTTGTCTGTCAGAGTTAACTTGAAGACCAGGATCAGTTCTGGCATGATTAGAGTCAATGCTCCAGCTTTGAAAAGTACAATGCCTTCTGTAACAAGTTTAACCCAATTGCGTTTTTCTACTACTGTGAAACCAGCTCCAAAGCTTTCGCTAGATGatgttaatgaaaatgtttTGAAGGCTAAGTACGCTGTTAGAGGTAGAATTCCAATGAGGGCTGAGGAATTGAGAGATCAGTTGAAAAAGGATCCAAGTTCTTTACCCTTCTCTAAGATTATCAGTGCCAACATCGGTAACCCTCAACAATTGGACCAAAAACCTTTGACTTTTTACAGAGAAGTATTATCTCTATTGCAACATCCAGAACTGCTAGAAGAAGCTGATGAGGCTTTACAAACTCTATATAAGACTGACTCCATTAAGCGTGCCAAAAGACTTTTGTCTGAGGTTGGTGGATCCGTCGGTGCTTACTCTCAATCACAGGGTGTTCAAGGAATTCGAGAAACCGTTGCAGACTTCATTACGAAGAGAGATGACGGTGAAATATCTTACCCAGAAGATATTTACCTCACTGCTGGTGCATCTGCAGCAGTTTCTTACATTCTCTCCATTCTATGCAAGGGCCCAAATACTGGCGTATTAATACCTATCCCACAATACCCGTTGTACACAGCATCTTTGGCTCTAAATAACTCTAGGCCTTTACCATACTACTTGagagaagaacaaaattgGTCCACTGAcccagaagaaattgaacaagtCGTGCTGGATGCAATTCAGAAGGGAATTAAACCCACCTGTCTAGTTGTTATTAATCCAGGTAACCCAACTGGTGCCATCCTTTCAGAACAGTccattcaaaagatcttcGAAGTCGCTGCCAAGTACGGTATTGTCGTCATCGCTGATGAAGTGTATCAAGAAAACGTATTCAAAGGCTCTAAATTCTACTCAATGAAAAAAGTTTTGAGAAACTTGCAAAAGACTTATCATGGACAATACGACAACATTCAATTAGCTTCTCTACACTCTACTTCCAAAGGTGTCTCGGGTGAATGTGGTCAAAGAGGTGGTTATATGGAATTGGTCGGATTCAATCATGATATCAGACAGGTATTCTTAAAATTGGcttctatttctttatGTCCCGTGGTTACCGGTCAAGCCTTGGTGGACTTAATGGTATCTCCACCTCAACCAGGTGATGAATCTTACGAACAAGATCAACAGGAACGTGAAGATATTCATGACGCATTGGACGAACGTGCCTCTAAACTTTTCGAAACATTCTCTAGATTGGAAGGTATTGAATGCCGTAAACCTCAAGGTGCCATGTACCTATATCCAAAACTCGATCTTCCTTATAAAGTTATCCAGGAAGCTCAGCATCTTGAAATGGAACCTGATGAATTTTATTGTAAAGCATTACTAGAAAACACTGGTATTTGCACCGTTCCAGGATCTGGTTTCGGACAAGTCCCAGGTACTTATCACTTAAGAACCACATTCCTACCACCAGGGACCGAATGGGTAGAAACATGGGAAAAATTCCACAAGGCCTTCTTTGACAAGTACCGTGATTAG
- the XDJ1 gene encoding Xdj1p (similar to uniprot|P39102 Saccharomyces cerevisiae YLR090W XDJ1 Putative homolog of E. coli DnaJ closely related to Ydj1p) produces the protein MTYSVFNVKYSERFSSSKPYVFFTTGRFSVLHIWKYQMFKKQYEQEGHVDEEGAIGCTRLTNSNVNYDMAQTPYDVLGVEKDATEVEIRKAYRKLALKYHPDKIIDEAERETSEAMFKEVTAAYEILSDPELKSRYDMYGDSAFGSGGNGFPEDDHEFDDFMNFFQQYQRQQHGPHASYSNRHQYGEPESKRTPDSRISYKMTTRQLYMGKTVTFQLKRKCLCPHCSGTGLRKKHFQKPEISCTSCNGQGFKERITRLAGGYMVKDHTVCDACKGKGRYRKKSASDTCKHCSGKGLINEEKSQTVYIPRGSRHGDEFRLPQMADMEYGKETGDVIIVIDEDSSKSHLERKSNDLHTTLNISLVDALTGFSTIVCETYDNRRLRVNVPAGKVIRPGNYFKFKGEGWPLSNGDSFGDMYVQINIEFPKDNWFNEKSEITALRNILPGLKSKDTKDPDPLNTEDVLSYSVLHSHDELPDYLAEEKEKYNRKQQEEPHASAFDNDYTQMPSECATQ, from the coding sequence ATGACATATTCCGTTTTCAATGTTAAATATTCGGAGCGATTTAGCAGCAGTAAGCCTTATGTATTTTTCACTACAGGTAGATTTTCGGTATTACATATAtggaaatatcaaatgtttAAAAAGCAGTATGAACAAGAAGGACATGTAGATGAAGAAGGAGCAATAGGTTGTACCAGGCTGACCAACAGTAACGTGAACTACGACATGGCACAGACCCCATACGATGTGTTAGGAGTAGAGAAGGATGCTACTGAGGTGGAGATCAGGAAGGCATATAGAAAGCTGGCATTGAAATACCATCCGGACAAAATCATCGATGAAGCCGAAAGAGAGACTAGTGAAGCTATGTTTAAAGAGGTGACAGCTGCCTATGAGATTCTTAGCGATCCTGAGTTGAAGTCCAGGTATGATATGTATGGGGACTCTGCGTTTGGATCTGGAGGCAATGGGTTCCCCGAAGATGATCacgaatttgatgatttcatGAATTTCTTCCAGCAGTACCAGAGACAGCAACACGGACCTCACGCAAGCTATTCAAACAGACACCAGTATGGCGAACCAGAGAGCAAACGGACTCCGGACTCGAGAATATCTTATAAGATGACTACACGACAGTTATACATGGGTAAGACAGTAACGTTCCAACTGAAACGGAAATGTCTATGTCCTCACTGCAGTGGTACGGGgttgagaaagaagcatTTCCAGAAACCAGAGATTTCCTGTACATCTTGTAATGGACAAGGTTTCAAAGAACGGATCACTCGTCTTGCTGGTGGATATATGGTAAAGGACCATACTGTATGTGACGCTTGTAAGGGGAAGGGCAGATACAGGAAAAAATCCGCCTCTGACACTTGTAAGCATTGTTCTGGTAAAGGACTCATCAACGAAGAAAAATCTCAAACTGTATATATTCCAAGAGGTTCTCGTCATGGGGATGAGTTTAGACTACCACAGATGGCCGATATGGAATACGGGAAGGAAACTGGGGACGTTATCATCGttattgatgaagattcCTCTAAGTCTCATTTAGAACGGAAGAGTAATGACTTGCATACAACGTTAAACATTTCGTTAGTAGATGCGTTAACAGGTTTCTCTACAATTGTTTGTGAAACTTACGATAACAGAAGATTACGTGTAAATGTACCCGCGGGTAAAGTTATTAGGCCAGGAAATTACTTCAAGTTTAAAGGCGAAGGTTGGCCCTTATCCAATGGCGATAGTTTTGGTGATATGTACGTCCAGATAAACATAGAGTTCCCCAAGGATAATTGGTTCAATGAGAAATCTGAGATAACTGCTTTGAGAAATATACTCCCCGGGTTAAAGTCAAAGGATACTAAGGACCCAGATCCTCTAAATACAGAAGACGTCTTGAGTTATTCTGTTTTGCATTCTCACGACGAGTTGCCGGATTATTTGGCAGaggagaaagaaaaatacaacagaaaacaacaagaagaaccaCATGCTAGTGCGTTCGATAATGATTATACACAAATGCCGTCTGAATGTGCTACCCAATAA
- the PDS1 gene encoding securin (weakly similar to uniprot|P40316 Saccharomyces cerevisiae YDR113C PDS1 Securin that inhibits anaphase by binding separin Esp1p also blocks cyclin destruction and mitotic exit essential for cell cycle arrest in mitosis in the presence of DNA damage or aberrant mitotic spindles also present in meiotic nuclei): MPNEGKENIISVQDPDNDLGLRTPLNQMKRTDSLVRGNRRPLASKDNNRTQSILSVKNNAALGKSDHPLKRPASSFMKNMPENKLKKYGSVLGMNTFMPRTKSLVLKDTELNEKNDDEDEEDEEDDLPIFPSGKSLNLGFGNGLKALIREKEDELNIEYAPKRQKELPYIPNGYDPFDKESIEKLQHHRSPFQVESITFDTEERDPELISLAATDEDLVSPTRYNNHKHNLELDSDNESITIELGEEYNGQGLDTLELNSLLD, encoded by the coding sequence ATGCCGAACGAAGGGAAGGAGAATATCATATCCGTCCAAGATCCTGACAATGATTTGGGTCTGAGGACCCCTCTAAACCAGATGAAGCGGACGGACTCATTAGTACGGGGCAACAGACGCCCACTAGCTAGCAAAGATAATAACAGGACGCAATCTATACTAAGTGTGAAGAATAATGCTGCGTTGGGAAAGAGTGATCACCCTTTAAAAAGGCCCGCCAGTAGCTTTATGAAGAATATGCCTGAAAATaaactgaagaaatacGGAAGTGTCCTGGGGATGAACACTTTTATGCCACGAACGAAGTCATTGGTGCTGAAAGATACAGAGctaaatgaaaagaatgacGACGAAGATGAGGAGGATGAGGAGGATGATTTACCCATATTTCCCAGCGGAAAATCGTTAAACCTTGGGTTTGGCAACGGATTAAAAGCCCTTATcagagagaaagaagatgaacTAAACATTGAGTATGCACCCAAGAGACAAAAAGAACTACCGTATATACCTAATGGGTACGACCCCTTTGATAAGGAATCCATCGAGAAACTTCAGCATCATAGATCTCCATTCCAGGTTGAATCAATAACGTTTGAtacagaagaaagagatcCAGAACTTATAAGTTTAGCTGCTACAGATGAAGATCTCGTTTCCCCTACCAGGTATAACAATCACAAGCACAATCTAGAACTGGATTCTGATAATGAAAGCATAACAATCGAACTTGGTGAGGAATATAACGGACAAGGATTGGATACGCTAGAATTAAATTCCTTATTAGATTAA
- the GEP5 gene encoding Gep5p (conserved hypothetical protein) — MKASLLRTSKLYKGLHSITKDAISKVDTFPKNKQHETLHRLNSFNENPTRKTLEKLVYSVHFHLLNDPPKHVDILRQYPNELAKFWPYEMQHSILEMDDPNLTSQTILWSRNNKDALDFLSFNRHKWLRPKNWQTPNEELIKDITGIDGLQSTQITEVLRLPAEKIKETLRQIFEHYYFLKTNPKLCATKKLQAPIVEIGMKPDGFDIADIRIDNLFKKKVKLISDLLYSQNPVLTSDAESILTSIVNDPDLNRRTKRLYKNVASRSYLFKDGKFEISELARGGFVLSKENLSENLAAALEEEHN; from the coding sequence ATGAAGGCTAGTCTTCTGAGAACTTCGAAATTATACAAGGGTCTTCATTCAATAACTAAAGACGCCATTTCGAAGGTGGACACTTTCCCCAAGAATAAGCAACATGAAACGCTACATCGGTTaaactctttcaatgaGAATCCAACACGCAAGACCTTGGAGAAATTAGTCTATTCTGTTCATTTCCATTTGTTGAACGATCCTCCTAAACACGTAGACATATTGAGACAATACCCTAATGAGTTGGCAAAATTTTGGCCCTATGAAATGCAGCACTCGATTTTAGAAATGGATGACCCAAATCTAACATCTCAAACGATTTTATGGTCTCGTAACAATAAGGATGCTTTGGATTTCTTGAGCTTCAATCGTCATAAGTGGCTGCGGCCGAAAAACTGGCAGACTCCGAATGAGGAACTTATAAAAGATATCACAGGAATTGACGGTCTTCAATCAACTCAAATTACAGAAGTATTAAGACTCCCTGCAGAAAAGATAAAGGAGACACTACGGCAAATTTTCGAGCATTACTATTTCTTGAAGACAAATCCGAAACTATGCGCTACAAAAAAACTCCAGGCACCAATCGTTGAGATCGGAATGAAACCTGATGGTTTCGATATAGCCGACATCAGGATCGATAACTTGTTTAAGAAAAAGGTCAAGCTAATTAGTGACCTGCTCTACTCGCAAAATCCGGTGCTGACTTCAGATGCAGAGTCTATATTAACGTCAATAGTTAACGACCCAGATCTCAATAGGCGAACGAAAAGATTGTATAAAAATGTTGCCAGCAGATCTTaccttttcaaagatgggAAGTTCGAAATAAGTGAACTTGCTAGAGGCGGATTTGTCCTGTCGAAGGAAAATTTGAGCGAGAACTTAGCTGCTGCCCTTGAGGAAGAACATAATTGA
- the MRX14 gene encoding mitochondrial 54S ribosomal protein bL34m (similar to uniprot|Q04598 Saccharomyces cerevisiae YDR115W): MSFITRNLLQWTSKRTLTSFSSFSPLRTLDSRLHRPLAQVNPMEITLQSQTQANGSSIFGMLFDLTQRRWKSRGNTFQPSTLKRKRRVGFLARARSRSGQQILKRRKNKGRWYLTY, encoded by the coding sequence ATGAGTTTTATAacaagaaatcttcttcagtgGACCTCAAAACGTACATTAACCAGTTTCTCTAGTTTCTCACCTTTAAGAACACTAGACTCACGTCTTCATAGACCTTTGGCGCAAGTCAATCCAATGGAAATCACTTTACAATCTCAAACACAAGCAAATGGCTCATCAATATTTGGTATGTTGTTCGATTTGACTCAGAGAAGATGGAAAAGTAGAGGTAACACTTTCCAACCGAGTACTttaaagagaaagagaagagtGGGGTTCCTAGCAAGGGCAAGATCTAGAAGTGGACAACAGATActtaaaagaagaaagaataaaggCAGATGGTATTTGACTTATTAG
- the MRPL1 gene encoding mitochondrial 54S ribosomal protein uL1m (similar to uniprot|Q04599 Saccharomyces cerevisiae YDR116C MRPL1 Mitochondrial ribosomal protein of the large subunit): MFPRIFTRQFQITSFRLAEETGTKLTKEQLRKRELRKMVQRRLQAKTPASDHPLYMPVSRALRYLRAIEVGQPASQQTITLTTLVVAERGVPPLTGNVSFGKPLKDVKVAVFTNDEAQAALMKDKYSVHLVGGSDLVSQIKAGEVSIDFDKAFATPDIVPQLASQVGRILGPRGLLPTAKKGTVAEDLEPLIKDSMSSVPFRQRGNSISLGVAKTHFTDKEVLENLLATQKAFKQSITNQQTKKPSILSQTTLTSTHGPGIVIDFA; the protein is encoded by the coding sequence ATGTTTCCAAGAATATTCACCAGGCAGTTCCAGATAACGTCCTTCCGTCTAGCGGAAGAAACGGGTACTAAGTTGACTAAAGAGCAACTTAGAAAGAGGGAGCTAAGAAAAATggttcaaagaagattgCAAGCAAAAACTCCGGCCAGTGACCATCCACTGTATATGCCAGTTTCTAGAGCACTAAGATACTTACGTGCAATCGAAGTCGGGCAACCAGCAAGCCAACAAACCATCACGTTAACTACATTGGTGGTAGCAGAAAGAGGTGTCCCCCCTCTTACAGGTAATGTTTCCTTCGGCAAACCTCTTAAAGATGTGAAAGTTGCTGTCTTCACTAATGACGAGGCACAAGCGgctttgatgaaagatAAATACAGTGTTCATTTAGTCGGCGGTTCAGATTTAGTAAGTCAAATCAAGGCTGGTGAAGTCAGTATCGACTTTGACAAGGCTTTTGCAACTCCAGATATTGTTCCACAACTTGCTTCTCAAGTTGGTAGAATTTTGGGTCCTCGTGGTTTACTGCCAACTGCCAAGAAGGGAACCGTCGCCGAAGATCTTGAGCCATTGATTAAAGATAGTATGAGCTCTGTTCCATTCAGACAACGTGGTAACAGTATTAGTTTAGGTGTTGCCAAGACCCATTTCACTGACAAGGAAGTTCTAGAGAACTTGTTGGCAACACAGAAGGCTTTCAAACAATCTATCACCAATCAACAAACGAAAAAACCAAGCATATTGTCCCAAACTACGCTGACAAGTACACACGGTCCTGGTATTGTGATTGACTTTGCTTAA
- the TMA64 gene encoding Tma64p (similar to uniprot|Q04600 Saccharomyces cerevisiae YDR117C RBF64 Hypothetical ORF) — MFAKEPHIKPLSNLKNSDRKKLQSTIKRQINEEYNLPTAVIKQTSFQVANVAGSIYTDESNKPIWFKTKFEDQLYPTIFSLWNLQMQLLPIILTHDFVIEKHILGGAQLMLPGTVPPFPSNVKRGSIVGIASTKDPLLVKAIGIAEMDLCGISHVIGTKGIAVRVVHYLDDGLFKAFKLELEPPAVVYNSEPIETTAIETQTSKYGEQLDEESNHLERSSSQSPVNEIADELEEMSIEDVDHMLMRAVKYSIKFDDKITLPIVASTFISNHVMKNLPDVDTNMVNIKKSSWKKATKLLKYLEDEGFLKLKGKNDSCTVISLNKNHKDLTNMEAYKTLATIAKKSSGDTTNQSNKNKITAYSGENLYKPMSACQRFITGITADVPQSYYTQQELKKLLDLYVANNNLIDPENKSLVKYDDTLYQMSNRAPQNGGIQKIARGLIVSPTFLSKNFNTYHQIYKPNGEPLLKVPEKGPIPTLEIVTEKKIGRKVITRVTNFEKFKIDSEELAAALRKKCSGSTTIGESKSTKTAEVQVQGPHGSIVISILNDYGIPTKWISFENKVKPKQKKKL; from the coding sequence ATGTTTGCCAAAGAGCCTCATATTAAGCCTTTGTCGAATCTCAAAAACAGTGACCGCAAGAAGTTACAATCGACCATTAAAAGACAGATTAATGAGGAATACAATTTGCCAACAGCTGTTATCAAACAAACGAGTTTTCAAGTAGCAAATGTTGCTGGCTCCATTTACACCGATGAGAGTAATAAGCCAATCTGGTTTAAAACAAAGTTTGAGGATCAATTGTATCCTACTATCTTCTCATTATGGAATCTTCAAATGCAGTTACTTCCGATCATCTTAACTCATGACtttgtcattgaaaaacACATCCTAGGAGGTGCCCAATTGATGTTACCTGGCACAGTTCCTCCATTTCCTTCAAACGTGAAAAGAGGCTCAATTGTTGGGATTGCATCTACAAAGGACCCATTATTAGTAAAAGCTATTGGTATCGCAGAAATGGATCTCTGCGGAATATCACACGTTATTGGAACAAAAGGTATTGCCGTGAGGGTTGTTCATTACCTTGATGATGGATTATTCAAAGCTTTCAAGTTGGAATTGGAACCACCAGCTGTCGTGTATAACAGCGAACCCATTGAAACAACAGCAATAGAAACACAGACTAGCAAATATGGTGAACAGCTTGATGAGGAGAGCAATCACTTAGAAAGAAGCAGCAGTCAGTCACCTGTGAATGAAATTGCAGATGAGCTAGAAGAAATGAGCATTGAAGACGTCGATCACATGTTGATGCGCGCAGTTAAGTATTCTATTAAATTTGACGACAAGATCACATTGCCTATTGTCGCGTCTACCTTCATTTCTAACCATGTAATGAAGAACTTGCCCGATGTTGATACCAATATGGTGAATATCAAGAAGTCTTCCTGGAAGAAGGCAACTAAACTCCTTAAATATTTGGAAGACGAAGGATTCTTGAAGCTAAAGGGCAAGAATGACAGTTGCACCGTTATCTCGCTAAACAAGAATCATAAGGATTTAACAAACATGGAAGCCTACAAGACCTTGGCAACTATTGCTAAGAAATCCTCAGGTGATACTACAAACCaatcaaataaaaacaaGATAACAGCATATTCTGGTGAAAATCTTTATAAACCAATGAGCGCATGCCAAAGATTCATTACCGGAATAACCGCCGATGTCCCACAGAGTTACTACACTCAACAAGAGTTAAAAAAGCTTCTAGATTTGTATGTCGCCAATAACAATCTAATAGATCCGGAGAACAAATCTCTTGTCAAATATGATGATACGCTTTATCAAATGTCTAACAGAGCTCCCCAAAATGGTGGAATACAGAAAATTGCAAGAGGGCTAATAGTTTCGCCCACTTTCCTCTCAAAAAACTTCAACACCTACCACCAAATCTACAAGCCTAATGGTGAACCGCTTCTCAAAGTACCAGAGAAGGGACCCATCCCAACTCTTGAAATTGTCACggagaagaaaattggtAGGAAGGTCATCACAAGAGTCACtaattttgaaaagtttaaaaTTGACTCTGAAGAATTAGCTGCTGCATTAAGAAAGAAGTGCAGCGGATCCACCACCATTGGTGAGTCTAAATCGACGAAAACTGCTGAAGTCCAGGTTCAGGGTCCACACGGTTCAATCGTAATCTCTATTTTGAATGACTACGGTATTCCTACTAAATGGATTTCGTTTGAAAATAAAGtcaaaccaaaacaaaagaagaagctgtAA